A stretch of DNA from Petrotoga sp. 9PWA.NaAc.5.4:
GTGAAAGTAGTAGGAACGATAAAAGACATAAACAAAGAAATGGGAAATGTATTAGAAAGTTTCAAACACATAACAGAAAGAATAGAAAAGATGAATCAAGGGATAGAAAACATGACAGCCAGTGCTCAAGAACAAAGTGCAAGTGCCCAAGAGATGAGTTCGGCAATGGACAGAGTAGCAAAAGCGGTAACAGAAATAAGTCAGCAGTTAGAAACGTCGAGAAAGATAATAGATAACCAATTAGAACAAGCTATAGGGATAAATGAAGATGCTAAAGAGTTGAATGAGATATCTTCAGAGTTGAAAGGGTTAGTTGAGAGCTTTAAGATATAACAAGAGTACTGAGATATTATGGAAAAATATTGTAACTTTAATTCTTTGAAATTAAGCAAAGAAGAAGGGAAAAAGTATGTTATATTCGAAAAATAAACGAGATTTATCACAAGATTTATTTAAAAATCCAACGAGTGAATATAGAGGAGCACCTTTTTGGGCTTGGAACTCAAAATTAAATAAAGAAGATTTGATGAAACAAATTGAGAACTTTAAAATAATGGGGATGGGTGGTTTTCATATTCATTCGCGAACTGGTATGGCTGTTGATTATTTAAGTGATGAGTTTATGGATTTAGTTAAATTATGTAATCAAAAAGCAAAAGAAGAAGATATGCTGTGTTGGTTGTATGATGAAGATCGGTGGCCTTCGGGTTTTGCAGGAGGATATGTTACAAAAGATGAACAATATAGGCAGCGTTTCATTATTTTTACCCCCTTTTGTTACGATGATTCTGAAACAGTTTCAAACCATTTACAAGCAAATGGAAGAGTAGTACAAGGCAAAAAAAGAAAGTTATTAGCTAAATATAAAATTATCTTGGGAAATGGTTACATAGCTTATTACAAAAGGTTAAAAGATGATGAAAAATCAAAAGATAATTCGAAAATATGGTACGCCTACCTTGAAATAGCTGCAGATGATCCTTGGTTTAATAATCAAGCTTATGTAGATACTCTTAATAAAAAGGCTATAGAAAAGTTCGTAGAGATAACTCATGAAAAATATTTTCGAGAACTCGGACAAGATTTTGGCAAATCTATTCCCGCAATTTTTACCGATGAACCACAATTTATAAAAAAAGAATGCTTACAATTTTCTGAAGATGAAAATGAGGTAATTCTTCCTTTCACAGACGATTTTGAAAAAAGTTATTTTGACACCTATAATCAAAGTATATTAGATCATTTGCCTGAGTTGATTTGGGATTTATCAAACGGTCAAACTTCTTTGGTGAGGTATAGGTATCATGATCATCTAACTGAAAGGTTTGTTGAAGCTTTTGCTGATACTATAGGAGACTGGTGTGAAAAACATGGAATCATGTTAACAGGTCATTTAATGGAAGAACCAACATTAGAATCTCAAACAGCATGTGTTGGTGAAGCAATGAGGTCTTATAGATCTTTTCAACTTCCAGGAATAGATATGTTATGTGACTGGCGTGAATTTTCAACAGCAAAACAAGCTCAAAGTGCTTCTCATCAATATGCAAGAGAAGGTGTCTTAAGTGAATTATATGGAGTTACCAATTGGGATTTTGACTTCAGAGGATACAAACTTGCTGGAGATTGGCAAGCAGCTTTGGGAGTTACAGTCAGAGTGCATCATCTTACCTGGGTATCAATGCAAGGTGAAGCAAAAAGAGATTATCCACCGAGTATTGGATATCAAGTTCCATGGTACAAAGAATATTCCTTGATTGAAGACCATTTTGCACGATTAAATACTGTTTTAACTTGTGGAATACCAGAGGTTAAAGTAGGAGTAATTCATCCTATCGAATCGTTTTGGCTACATTGTGGGCCAAAAGATAAAACAACTACAATAAGAAAAGAATTAGAATCAAATTTTAACAATATCATTGAATGGTTATTATTTGGACTCATTGATTTTGATTTTATATCAGAATCATTGTTACCTTCCCTTTCAGAAATTCAAAAAAACAAAATTTTCAAAGTTGGAGCAATGAGTTATGAAGTAATAATAGTTCCTGGTTGTGAAACATTAAGAACCACAACGTTAGAAAGATTAGAAACCTTTCAAAAGGCAGGGGGAAAGATTATATTTTTAGGTGAACCACCGCGATTTGTTGATGCTGTTGAATCAGATAGAGCAAAAAAACTATCAGAAAAGTCCAACGTTATTTCATTTTCAAAAGGTAAGCTAATGCAAGAATTGAATAAATATAGAAACATAGAAATATTCAAAGAAGATGGCTCGCCATCTGATAATTTGTTTTATCAAATGAGAAAAGAAGGAAACAATAGATGGTTATTCATTTCCCATGTATATAAAATGAAGAATCCAGACATTGCAGAAAAAGAAAAGATAAAAATTATAATAAAAGGGAAATGGAAACCAATAATATACGATACAATGAGTGGAAATATTAAAGAAACAGAAACAAAAATAATAAATGGTGAAACTATTGTTGTTTATGAATTTTATCCTCACGATAGTTTGCTATTAAAACTTGAACCAAGTAATTTTAAAGAAAGTGAAAAGTGGAAAGAAACCTTAAAAATTGTAGAGGAAAAAGCAAAAGAGATTAAATTAGAAGATCCAGTTAATTATTCTTTATCAGAACCAAACGTTCTATTATTAGATATGGCAGAATACTTATTTGATGATAGAAAATGGCAACCAGTAGACGAGTTGCTTCGAATAGATAATAAGTTTAGAGAACTATTAAATTACCCATTGCGTATGAATAAATTAGCACAACCTTGGACAAACAAACAAGAAGAACCTTATGAGCATTTATTGAAATTGAAGTTTAAGATAGAATCTGAGACAGTGGTAAAAAGGTCTTATTTAGCTTTAGAAAATGTTGAAAATACCAGAATAATAGTGAATGGAGTAGAAGTTAATAAAAATATTGAGGGTTGGTTTGTAGATAAAAGTATAAAAAAAGTTAGAATACCAAAGCTTCCAAAAGGTACTTCAGAGATAGTTTTAGAAATTCCGTTTAATTCAAAAACCAACGTTGAATGGTGCTATCTTCTTGGAGATTTTGGTGTGAAGGTTGCTGGTAAACACACAAAGATTGTTGAACTTCAAAAAGACCTCACTTTTGGAGATTGGGTTACCCAAGGATTACCTTTTTACGCAGGGAATGTCATTTATCATTGTCCTATCGAGTGTGAAGAGGGAAATCTTATGATTGAAGTTCCTCAATTCAGAAATCCATTATTATCTATTAGTATCGATGATCAAGAAAAAGGGAAGATAGCTTTTGCACCATATAAATTGGAGTTAGGTAAAATAAGCAAAGGTAAGCACGTTATTGACATAACTGCCTATGGTAACAGAATAAATGCTTTTGGTACAGTTCATAATTGTGATGATACATACTTTTGGTTTGGACCAGATGCTTGGCGAACTGTAGGGAACAGGTGGTCATATGAGTACAGGCTTAAACCAATGGGGATACTTATTTCTCCAAAAATTTATTGGAAGAAATAAGTATCCTAATTTGAAAAAGGAGGAGGTAAAAGGTATGAGAAGATACAAACTATTTATTAATGGTGAATTTTTAGAATCATCTTCAGGAGAAACAATTCAGGTTATAAATCCTGCAAATGAGGAAGTGATTTCCGAAGTCCCCCAAGCAACTGTGGATGAAACAAGAAAGGCCATCGACGCTGCATATCAATCTCAAAAAAGATGGGAAAAATTTCCTGCTATTGAAAGAGCAAAATATCTAAGAAAAATAGCAGATGGTATTAGAAAAAATGCGAAGTTTTTAACCGAAACTCTAATGGAAGAGCAAGGCAAGGTTAGAAGTTTAGCCGAAACGGAGATAAACTTTACCGCAGATTATATTGATTATATGGCAGAGTGGGCAAGAAGAATAGAAGGAGAGATTATTCCGAGTGATAAGCCTAACGAAAATATTTATCTTTACAAAGCACCAATAGGAGTAGTAGCTGGAATACTACCTTGGAATTTTCCTTTCTTTCTTATAGCTAGAAAAATGGCTCCTGCTTTAATAACGGGAAATACCGTTGTCATTAAACCGAGTTCTGATACTCCGAACAATGCTTTCGAATTTGCCAAAATAGTTGCTGGAACTGATTTACCAAAAGGTGTTTTTAATTTGATAACAGGTAGAGGATCTGTTGTTGGAGAAGAGTTAGCCTCTAATCCAAAAGTTGGAATGATAAGTTTCACAGGAAGTGTTGAAGCTGGATCAAGAATAATGCAATTAGCTGCAAAAAACATAACGAAGGTTTCTTTAGAGTTGGGAGGAAAGGCTCCAGCTATAGTTATGAACGATGCCAACATAGACGACGCAGTTAAGTATATAAAACAATCAAGAGTTATAAACACTGGACAAGTGTGTAACTGTGCAGAAAGAGTGTACGTACATGAAAAAGTTGCGGATGAATTCATAGAAAAAATGATCAAAGCAATGCGAGATACTAAATACGGAGAACCTTTGAAATCGGATGACATAGAAATGGGACCTTTGATAAACAAAAATGCTCTTGAATCTGTTAAAGGTTTTGTCGAAAGAGCAATAAAAGAAGGCGCTAAACTGTTAACTGGTGGAGAAGATGACAAATTTGAA
This window harbors:
- the aldA gene encoding aldehyde dehydrogenase, which gives rise to MRRYKLFINGEFLESSSGETIQVINPANEEVISEVPQATVDETRKAIDAAYQSQKRWEKFPAIERAKYLRKIADGIRKNAKFLTETLMEEQGKVRSLAETEINFTADYIDYMAEWARRIEGEIIPSDKPNENIYLYKAPIGVVAGILPWNFPFFLIARKMAPALITGNTVVIKPSSDTPNNAFEFAKIVAGTDLPKGVFNLITGRGSVVGEELASNPKVGMISFTGSVEAGSRIMQLAAKNITKVSLELGGKAPAIVMNDANIDDAVKYIKQSRVINTGQVCNCAERVYVHEKVADEFIEKMIKAMRDTKYGEPLKSDDIEMGPLINKNALESVKGFVERAIKEGAKLLTGGEDDKFEKGYYYKATLLANCTQDMEIIRKEIFGPVLPIVTFKDLDQAIEYANDCEYGLTSSIYTQNLDVMMRAANEIKFGETYVNRENFEAMQGFHAGWRKSGIGGDDGKHGIEEFLNTHVLYIQYDTNKK